The Gossypium raimondii isolate GPD5lz chromosome 2, ASM2569854v1, whole genome shotgun sequence genome segment tttatctttcaataatgttttatttttctaaaggctcaataatttcaataatctttcaataatgaaTTGAGccctataattaaatatatgattaattttgaaatattaaataaaataaattttgaatttttatctagttttaattcattttaattatttattattgaaaataaatataattgtaataatttttaatcatttattaattttgtaattttaaataattttaaaacttctattatatatcattttaatctaatgtccttaaaagtcattttctattttcacctCACTCACATACAattgcgtttgaatccaaacacacactccaccattgtttctaatctcactattacagtatccaatctcaccgctacagtaactaatctcaccgccaccgttgtttttaacctcaccagAGCTAAACACACCGCTCATCCAAACTAAGCTTTAGTCACGCACgttaacacacatatataataaatataataatttaaattgataaaatcctaaaataaaagaaacaaacttaaaaatgtcaaaagtcttaataaaaaataataaattaattctaaaattctcATTTTATGCATCAACTCGAGTTTGTGTCAAATTTTTTGTGCAATCCACATATTCGTCCGTTTCCTAATAAGTTGGATAATAATTATACCTACAtagaaaatgatttattaagtgataaattaggtaaaattcatgtccaaaattaattaaaataaataataaaaacatgctAATTAAGTGCGCATTATCACTAACTCTAAAGCATTGGCTTTCCAAAGCACTAGGTATCCATGAGAATGCATGAGTGTCCGTGAGCATATATCGATGTATTCGATAGTTCTCCAGAGTATTGGATGTCCGTGAGCATACATCGACGAATTAGTTAGTATCTTCTAAGCACTGGGTGTCCATGGGAACTAACACTAGCTCCAAATCCCTAGGGGTCTGTGAATGTATATCAATACAATGATCCACGTAACGACTACATGTAGGAAAAATTGTCATTGGATGTTCAATCTATgataatttgatatgtgaaatgaGTAGcttatatttgaattgaataattgaatgcAAATGCAAATATAATGAATGATAGCCTGTGAAAGCTCATGTGAATTATGCATTGCGAGCTTGGAGGGCCAATGATGTTATAAAAACGAATAGATATATTGGATTGATGAAATGAGACATGAAAGTTGTTATGAATATGTCATATGcattatagaaataaaattgatattgaaatagtatgaaatattgcatttaaaTATGATACTAGATATGGTGTAAAGCCTTGAAAGCATATAGAGATAATGGTATATGAGACTTAAACCGAATACGAAATTCTATAATAAAGCACTAAGTAGTGAACTTGAGACAAAGATGCTTGatatagatatatttatatatataagttcataattaatttataggCTTAATTTGAGTTTCTTTGTTCAACACgtggatttgtttatttttatatttcaaattcaaataaagcaacacaagtttaaattaatttgaaattcttattaatataaatgaaatggaggaaaggaaattgaaaaaaaaaaatcaatcaagtCTTACATAGATTCAAGGGGCTGATCAATTAATTATGTGCAGCTGAAATTGTATTGCCATCCAATACTATAGGAGAGGCATGAGCAGTCTTGGGCCATTCCACACCCATTTCTTGTTGGCATCTTAGACTTAAAAGAGGACAATCTTCAATCCTCAATTGTTTGAGGCGTTGCATGGATTTTGGCAGACTTGATAATTCTGGGCAATGCTTGATCTCAACTATTTCAAGTGATGTGAGATTGTGCCACTCCGCTAATGTTTTGAGGTTCTCGCAGTTTCTAACGGTTAGATTCTCTAAAGTGTTGGCAGATACCAGTAGCAGCCATTGGGGTAGAGCCTCCAGCTTTGGTAAATCTAAAATGGCCAATGATTGAAGGCTGAAACCATTATGAATGAGGTAATCTTGAATATCATCATCTGCTTCTTTCTCTTTGAAGCCCTGTGTCGTACTCAAATCAAGCTTTTCACAAGACCCAATAACTAGCCACTGTAATGTAGCTACATATTTCAAACCATGTGGCAGTGATACCAAGTTGTTGCATCCACTAAAAATCAATGTAAGAAGGGATGTGAGTTTTTGACTCCCTTCAAACAAAGATTCGAGATTTTCACACCTTCTAATAACTAAAACTCGGAAGAGATTTCAAGTGTCATAATCCATGACCACGCAGATCTCGTTGCTTTGTAGTTAGTGATAAAAATCTCAGATTGACCACGTGCCTCATATCCTTAGGCAACTCTTCAATTTGGTCACAACCATCAAAATCCAAAGTCTGCAGTTTTTGCAACTCACAAATGGAGTTGGGAAGTTTCTTGATGTTGGGACAGTTGGAAATGTTGAGTTTTCTTAAATGCTTCAAATTACCAATCCATTTGTGCAATACCTCGAAATTAGACTCGGAAAGATCAAGCATCCGCAAATGTTGGAACCTCTTCAAACATGTCTCAGTAAAGGATTTGCTGCATACTGGAAACTCAAGTGTACACAAATATCCTATTTTATTAAAGAACTTGGAAGCATTTTCGTCGGGAGAATCATCAGAGTAAACAAGGCACACATGCCGAATCCCTGGGACAATATTTTGCTCGAACGAGTATACTATACAACACTCATTCTTTGCCACGAATGATGCAAGATCGTGTAAAAGGTCATGCATTTTAAATGTACCAAAAATAGATATGTCATCATAATCTTGAAAAAAAGATCGTGAAAACAGGTCATTCAAATACCGCCTACCAATATTTTCCGGGCTTTCGTTTTTATTGGAGTATTCAAGAAGACCATGAGCCATCCAAAATGCGATCAACCGAACCTCGTAAAAAACAACATCCTTTGGAAACAGTGAGCAATAAGCAAAGCATTGCTTCAAGGGAGGAGATAGTTGATCATAACTTAGTTTAAGAACAGAAACTGTTTCATTATATCTTTCTCCATTAACTCCCAGGTCTCGCTATCTCTGACAAGTTTCCACTCTTGCTCTGAAGTTTTGGAGAAAAGCATACTCCCCAATGTCTTCACTACCAGAGGAACCCCTTTGCACTTCTTTACAATTCCTTCCCCGATATCAACAAGGTTTGGACGTTGTTTCTCTTCCCCTTTCTTGAAAGCAAATTTCAGAAACAAGGATAAAGATTTTTCGTAAGGAAGAGCTTCCAAATGGAGTGGGGTGCTTGTACCGGTGATCTTTGCAACTTGGCTACTCCTAGTGGTGACTACAATTTTGCTTCCGACAGCTCCTCCTGCAAACAACTGTTTCAGTTCCACCCATTTTCTACTATCCTCATTCCACACATCATCTAAAACAAGCAAATACTTTTTAGCATTCAAGCAGACTAGCAAGGCCTTTTGTAATTTCTCCAAATTCATGCTTCCAAGGTCTCCATCACCACCATTTCCAGCTTTAATGGCTTTTACTACTAATCGTTTCAGATCAAAATCATCGGAAACACACACCCACAGTTTCAACTCAAAGTGAGCATCCACAGCTTCATCATTGAAAACCAGTTCGGCAAGGGCCGTTTTCCGCATACCTCCTACTCCAACTATGGGAAGGACAGGTATCTCTTCCTCATCAGCTGGATCATCCTGCGACAACATCTTTACAATTCTTCATTTCTCTTCATCTCTGCCAATTGCTTCTGATTTCTGCACAAAGGAGTGGGTCTCCCTCTCCGAGCGCCGGTCGTGCCTTGGGCCATCATTGTCTCTCAACGAGATGAAAATTGTTTTTCAATGCAGGAATCTCATGAAATCTCTGATTGAGTTGTTTAATCTTATGGGCCATCTTACATCGAAAAGCAAGTGGCTTtgagattgaaaagaaatagcTTACCTTCTTTCCAATGGTCCTCTGTTTCAGAAGCTGCTTCTTCAATGCTTGAATTTCAAACTCATCCAATACATCTTCTGCATCGTAACAGGCATCCTTCAACTCTTGTAGCCAAACCCGGAGCTGATTATCATGAACCTGTTTTAGTTCAGCATCTAAAAGCACAGCTTTAATAGTAGTTAAAGTCTTGTGAAGCTTTTCAAGGTCCCTGTGAACATCCCAAGCTAGGCTGATTTCTTGATAGGcaattttggttagtttagaGACTTTTTCAGCTATGTTAAAGGCTAAGTATTCAGCCATGACCGATAGGAAGGAGGGAATATGTCTAATTTCTGTGATGATGGGTTATGAATGGAATCAAGGAGGAAAGCAAAGTAAGAAAGTGAAGAGCAATTGTGAGAAATGTTGACAATCTTGATGCAAATAGTGGAGTTGGATCAACAAATGTCTATTTcgtattttgatttctttttaatatgATCCTgagtagacctgtccatgggccgggccgggtttgggccgggcccggaaaaaattttcaacccgactcttaggcccgggcccgagaaaaaaagaataagcccgagcccggcccgcccgatttttaataaacacaaaaaaaatattttaaaaataaaaaataaaaatatttttaaagtattttaaaattaaaaaataaaaataaaaaatatatttattatattcggtagGGCCGCCCAGAATAAAAAGTTgagcccgacccattttttaaacgggcctcgttttttgcccaagcccatatttcgggcctatatttttacccgaatcctctcatatttcgggcgggccgtcgagTCGGGCCGCGCCCTTGACCCATGGATGTGTCTAATCTGAGtgtcttatatatattatttattttgcagAAAAACATGAAACcttgtattaatatatattagttattatcatattttaaactaaaatcaaCAAAAGTATTGTATACCTTGATAGTCTCACAGAAACCGAGGATAAATATTCTTTTCCACAAGACAATATGTAAAAGGTCTACCAAATTAATCtaagaaaatgagtttggaGACAAATGTGGTAACTCACCAATTTTGAATGGATCCATTCAGTATAAAAAATGTATCTTTCATTTTCCTTAATGAACCTTccctttaatttcattattttttgtgtGTGGGGGTGTGTGTCATATTCTTTTCtcagttaaattttgattacttcagggatattttaatatgattagaactctaatcttagcctatttaaaggggtTTTGTATCCTTGTTTTGATATGCCaatcaaaaaaaaagtttttcttTGGAGGCAACAAGATGTAGCCACATATGAGTTTTCGTAAAAGTTTCGTGATAATTATGGAGACTATTTTATACCTTTTTTTAGTGTCTtatgagatttagggttttgtttttcaGTTTACTCTTTCGGATTTTGAGCTTTGCATTTGGAGTTTTGGGTAATATACGTTTAgtacatttaggtttattttctccatattatACTCTTGTTTGTTTtctcatttagtgaaaagtcgAAACCTCTTTCGCCTGTGGTTTTTCTCTCTTTGAGggtttttcacgtaaaatatGTGTGTTCATTCTTCTCTacttttacttgtttgttgtttATATGGGTCAATTCCCAataaattggtatcaaagctaggtTCAGCTTTTGCAGATCGACTCATTCGGTGACACAACAATAATTTTGGATATCGAAAAGTTCAACAGATCACAAATTAAAGTTTCTGGCAGTTCCGAATAATTACGGAGGTAACTGATGTGACCAAGGACAAGGGTGATGATTCGTTGTTCTCCACATATAAtttggttgaaggtggagtCGTGTCAGATGTCAGGCATGTGTCTGATTTAGagaagaatctcatctccttttCGTCTTTAGGACTCCAATAGTTCGCATAATGTTTTGAGGTAAGGTTGGTcacaaagggttacagtcaggTGGAGAGAGTTAATGTTTTTCCTCCTGTCCGGGACTTACTGGCTTGTGTTACATTATACAACTTTGATTTGAAGACTATAAGTCTTTTAGTTTCCAAGTTCGAGCAGAGTTTAGACTTGGTTGACATTCTCCAAAATTTGAGTTAGGCCTGTGACGGGGTATGAAAAACGAGGCATGATaaatacgagtcaaggtggagatttgtgggTGTGCCTTGTATTCTTCTCCCAGTTAAACTTTGATTACTCTAaggatattttaatatgattagaactctaatgttagcctatttaaaggggcCTTATATCCCTGTTTTGATATGTCAATCACAAAAAATGCTTTTCTTTGGGGGCAACAAGATGTAGTCATTtatgagttttggtgagagtttcGTGGTAATTATGAAGAGTATTTTATACCCTTTTTTTGTGAATGCCTTATGAGATTTAGGATTTTGTTTACCGATTTTCTCTTTGGGATTTTGAGCTTTGTATTCGGGGTTTTGGGTAATGTACGTTTAgtacatttaggtttattttcatCTTATACTCTTTTTTGTTTgctcatttagtgaaaagtcgAAACCTCTTTCGCCTGTGGTTTTTCCTTCCTTAAGggttttccacataaaatttgtg includes the following:
- the LOC128033787 gene encoding putative disease resistance protein RGA1, encoding MHDLLHDLASFVAKNECCIVYSFEQNIVPGIRHVCLVYSDDSPDENASKFFNKIGYLCTLEFPVCSKSFTETCLKRFQHLRMLDLSESNFEVLHKWIGNLKHLRKLNISNCPNIKKLPNSICELQKLQTLDFDGCDQIEELPKDMSGCNNLVSLPHGLKYVATLQWLVIGSCEKLDLSTTQGFKEKEADDDIQDYLIHNGFSLQSLAILDLPKLEALPQWLLLVSANTLENLTVRNCENLKTLAEWHNLTSLEIVEIKHCPELSSLPKSMQRLKQLRIEDCPLLSLRCQQEMGVEWPKTAHASPIVLDGNTISAAHN
- the LOC105787964 gene encoding putative disease resistance protein RGA4, translated to MLSQDDPADEEEIPVLPIVGVGGMRKTALAELVFNDEAVDAHFELKLWVCVSDDFDLKRLVVKAIKAGNGGDGDLGSMNLEKLQKALLVCLNAKKYLLVLDDVWNEDSRKWVELKQLFAGGAVGSKIVVTTRSSQVAKITGTSTPLHLEALPYEKSLSLFLKFAFKKGEEKQRPNLVDIGEGIVKKCKGVPLVVKTLGSMLFSKTSEQEWKLVRDSETWELMEKDIMKQFLFLN